The Mucilaginibacter gracilis genomic interval TGTTGCCGATGTAGAACAAATGGCACTGCCACCCTGCCATAGCTTATTTCAGTTTTATGTGCAGCCCCCTAACCCCCAAAAGGGCGAACTGAGAGGCAAATTGAGTTGCCAGCTATACCAGCGTAGCGCCGATATTTTTTTGGGCGTGCCATTCAACATTGCATCATACGCTTTGCTTACCATGATGGTAGCACAAGTGTGCGATCTGGATTATGGCGATTTTATCCACACCCTGGGGGATGCACATTTGTACAACAACCACCTTGAGCAAACGCGTTTACAACTAAGCCGCGAGCCCCGGCCACTGCCAACCATGAAGATAAACCCCGATGTAAAAGATATTTTTGGATTTAAGTTTGAGGATTTCAGCCTGGAAAATTATGATCCGCATCCGCATATTAAGGGTGTGGTAGCCGTGTAATTTTCTTTTAATAACACCCTGCTATTGCAAATTACTAAGCAATCTCTACGCAGCACAAACGGACTTACAGAGCGGCTCTGTATAGTTTAGATATTGCTTCGTACCTCGCAATGACGTAATGTTTAACCTTTTTTAGCTCCATCACACCATGTACATAACCATTGTAGTAGCCATTGCATCCAACTATGCCATCGGGAAAAATAACCAGTTGCTTTGGCATCTCCCTAAAGATTTAAAGCATTTTAAAGATATTACTGCCGGAGGCACCGTTATTATGGGCCGCAAAACGTTCGATTCGGTAGGTAAGCCGTTGCCAAAGCGACGTAACATTATCATCACCAGGCAAAATATAACTATTGATGGCTGCGAAGTTGTTAACTCGCTTGATGCTGCCATTGCACTTTGTAAAGATGAGCAAGAAGTTTTTATTGTTGGCGGAGCCGAGATTTACCGCCAGGCTATGCACATTTGCAACCGCATATACCTCACTATAGTACATCACGCTTTTGATGCAGA includes:
- a CDS encoding thymidylate synthase codes for the protein MKQYLDLMQHVLDNGAQKHDRTGTGTISVFGYQMRFNLQDGFPLVTTKKLHLKSIIHELIWFLSGDTNIRYLKENGVRIWDEWADADGNLGPVYGYQWRCWPKPDGGHIDQISQVIKTLKSNPDSRRIMVSAWNVADVEQMALPPCHSLFQFYVQPPNPQKGELRGKLSCQLYQRSADIFLGVPFNIASYALLTMMVAQVCDLDYGDFIHTLGDAHLYNNHLEQTRLQLSREPRPLPTMKINPDVKDIFGFKFEDFSLENYDPHPHIKGVVAV
- a CDS encoding dihydrofolate reductase; translated protein: MYITIVVAIASNYAIGKNNQLLWHLPKDLKHFKDITAGGTVIMGRKTFDSVGKPLPKRRNIIITRQNITIDGCEVVNSLDAAIALCKDEQEVFIVGGAEIYRQAMHICNRIYLTIVHHAFDADTFFPEIAYKEWKETEREDHETDEKHAFSYSFITLVRA